gATATTCCATTCAATATAGATCTAGGCTATCTGGAGAATCAGTTGTTTGtggctgttttttttatttcgtctTTATTCACGGTAAAGTTTGGTCGTTAGTGGTTGGGGTTTTCTGTtcaatttgtattctttttaagTAATCCATGTTGTCCCTTTTTTTTATCTGCCCATCAAAAGACCCGCTTAAACCATGGTCAAAATATATATTGAGAAAGTGACCGATATCAGATCCATATGACTTTATGTAAGACATGTTATGTTTTCAATACGTCAAGGCTTTACACATCAATCATTTATTGgcacaaacatttgttttaactcTGATAAATAGCAAACAGGCTCAAGCTAGCAGTCTCACAGCACCATAGTTTTCaataaattacatgtatacatgaacatttttttcCTATTAAATGATGTCCGTGAAGTAGACCTGTAGATCGATGTTTCAATAAGTGATATGTTAGGTCAATGTTCATGTAAAGAAGACCTCAAGCTTAATGTTTGTATAAATAGATGACCAGgaaaattatttgataaataaatcgGCGGATCAGTTTTGCAAATTATATCTAGTGGACGACTTTGTATTTGTGATTTTCGGCATGAGTCTGGGGAGGGGTGTATTGAAATCAAAACCTAGCCAACTGGTAGGAATTTGGACTTATTGAAATAGCCTTAGACAGATTCAGAAAATGTATATACTtggcaaaaaatacaaaaaaaatattgtttacaaaatGTTCCAGCTGATGTATACAGCGACAAGTGATATTCAATATTTTGTCTGGGTTCGAACTGACAACCACTCGGCAACCGAGACCCCTAGTTGAATTTGATATTATGCATTTTAAAAAACTGTTCAATTGTCGGTTGCAGTGATTTTTCTGGTTTTAGGACCATCATCATAACCATGTTGTGCAATGTACTCTCTCTGTTTCAAAAGTGACAACAGATTTTTTCTATTTGGTGTAAGCATAACACCAATTTCTCATGTATGCCTTTGTCACTGAATATAATCTTTCGAAGTTGGAATGTGTTAAGGGCATCTTATTTGACAGAagctatataaaaataaagagatatgtGCTATGATTGCTAACGAAACTACTATCCATCAGAGACCAATGACCTGCATGTGATCAACTATATGGACCagcttcaacaataaacaaaaccttAATTATTTTAAACCGTATAGTAAAATTCATAAAacgacaaaatgtaaaacaattcaaaagagaaaatcagTTGCAAGATTATTGATAAACCACTAAacgaaaacaaacataaaagacagcagaaccaacgacaaccaatgCATTCCTGACTACTAATTTCAGACGGGCATATCCAGAGTATCGcggtttaaaatatgttttccAGCACCCTACTTACAGATAGATAGATTAACCAAAAaccaatatcaaaataaaagtaaTCGCAGTTACTTTAAAAAACTAGTTCAATGCTAATTAAAACTAATCAATGAATCGTGTTTCCAAGTATAAAATATCAATCATGACGCAtccaatatatttagaatattgaCGCCATAAACAGTCTGAGGAAATCACAAACTGgtgcaaaaaacaaaataaaagtataGACGAGACGGGACGAATAACGTGTAAATCAACATTAATGTTTTAGAACCGAGAAAGACAGTTTAAAAAAGCGACATGTTAAATGATAACCTCTATGATTAAGTTCTTTTCCAAAGATCAATTATATAATCATATTACATTAATTGAATCTTAATGTATCTTCACTATAAACGACATCCCCATGATAATTTCAATGAGacatcccgtttgaaataaggtTCCTACTGGTACAGCTTGATTTCCAACCCAAAtctttgtatttataaaagaatttgaaaattttttttttttacatattttgcgGTAACAAAAGCCCTGACTTTATAATTAACCagttataaataaatgatattcatTGAAATCTAAATGGTCAATAAAACACTAGCGAACGAGTTGTGTGAACTATTCACATGCATGTTCGTTCCCGTATTCAATCAACAATtttaatgcaacaacgtttgtaacgttaattttgattggataacgtcgcCAGTAAACTCAATATGCGACCGGATTACGAGGTGTATTTTTAATATCTGCAATATCTATAGTTGATTATATGATTGCCTGTCTCCCGAAATATATATGGTGTCATGGAGATGGATTTTATTTTCTGCTTCTAGTTCAAAAGTTCAGTATTAAAAGGAAATAAAACTTCtataaaacatatattcaaaatttctcttccagaaaaaaagaaaaaagagtaGGTGTTCAATATCGGATTTTGTTTTATCGCATTTTAGACCATACATTTATTAGAACATTATATTTTAGTAAAACTTAAAATAGGTCTAGAACTAAAGTATTGATTTAATATGcaataaacatgtatattgaAAAATCAAGCGATATAAAGAAAAGATTAAGAAACTTACAAATGTTCACCTCCCTCGGGCAAATTTGACCTAAAATGAATTTGACTCTTCTTATTCATTTTGATCTTATAGATCCTAACGTTTCTACTTGTGCTAGATTCCTGGCCTTCGGGTGTTTGGGTTGGAGCGTTCGTGATAAAGATAAATCTAGAAAAACTCTTCGGACGAATAAAATTTGTAGTGTTATTTTGATTTACCAAGAATAAAAAGGCATACATGTACGAACAATAACTAGAACAATGAGAGTACAGAAAGGTCCACCAGAGCACGTACAGACTCCCGCttcttacaaacataaataaccaATGAGAGTACAGAAAGGTCCACCAGAGCACGTACAGACTCCCGCttcttacaaacataaataaccaATGAGAGTACAGAAATGTCCACCAGAGCACGTACAGACTCCCGCttcttacaaacataaataaccaATGAGAGTACAGAAAGGTCCACCAGAGCATGTACAGACTCCCGCttcttacaaacataaataaccaATGAGAGTACAGAAAGGTCCACCAGAGCACTTACAGACTCCCGCttcttacaaacataaataaccaATGAGAGTACAGAAAGGTCCACCAGAGCACGTACAGACTCCCGCttcttacaaacataaataaccaATGAGAGTACAGAAAGGTCCACCAGAGAACGTACAGACTCCCGCTTCTTACTAACATAAATAACATGTACGAACAATAACTAGAACAATGAGAGTACAGAAAGGTCCACCAGAGCACTTACAGACTCCCGCTTCTTACAATGAGAGTACAGAAAGGTCCACCAGAGCACGTACAGACTCCCGCttcttacaaacataaataaccaATGAGAGTACAGAAAGGTCCACCAGAGCACGTACAGACTCCCGCttcttacaaacataaataaccaATGAGAGTACAGAAAGGTCCACCAGAGCACGTACAGACTCCCGCttcttacaaacataaataaccaATGAGAGTACAGAAATGTCCACCAGAGCACGTACAGACTCCCGCttcttacaaacataaataaccaATGAGAGTACAGAAAGGTCCACCAGAGCACGTACAGACTCCCGCttcttacaaacataaataaccaATGAGAGTACAGAAAGGTCCACCAGAGCACGTACAGACTCCCGCttcttacaaacataaataaccaATGAGAGTACAGAAATGTCCACCAGAGCACGTACAGACTCCCGCttcttacaaacataaataaccaATGAGAGTACAGAAAGGTCCACCAGAGCATGTACAGACTCCCGCttcttacaaacataaataaccaATGAGAGTACAGAAAGGTCCACCAGAGCACTTACAGACTCCCGCttcttacaaacataaataaccaATGAGAGTACAGAAAGGTCCACCAGAGCACGTACAGACTCCCGCttcttacaaacataaataaccaATGAGAGTACAGAAAGGTCCACCAGAGAACGTACAGACTCCCGCTTCTTACTAACATAAATAACATGTACGAACAATAACTAGAACAATGAGAGTACAGAAAGGTCCACCAGAGCACTTACAGACTCCCGCTTCTTACAATGAGAGTACAGAAAGGTCCACCAGAGCACGTACAGACTCCCGCttcttacaaacataaataaccaATAACTAGAACAATGAGAGTACAGAAAGGTCCACCAGAGCACTTACAAACTCCCGCttcttacaaacataaataacATGTACGAACAATAACTAGACCAATGAGAGTACAGAAAAGTCCACCAGAGCACTTACAGACTCCCGCttcttacaaacataaataacATGTACGAACAATAACTAGACCAATGAGAGTACAGAAAAGTCCACCAGAGCACTTACAAACTCCCGCttcttacaaacataaataacATGTACGAACAATAACTAGACCAATGAGAGTACAGAAAGGTCCACCAGAGCACTTACAGACTCCCGCttcttacaaacataaataaccaATAACTAGAACAATGAGAGTACAGAAAGGTCCACCAGAGCACGTACAGACTCCCGCTTCTTACAATGAGAGTACAGAAAGGTCCACCAGAGCACGTACAGACTCCCGCttcttacaaacataaataaccaATAACTAGAACAATGAGAGTACAGAAAGGTCCACCAGAGCATGTACAGACTCCCGCttcttacaaacataaataaccaATAACTAGAACAATGAGAGTACAGAAAGGTCCACCAGAGCACTTACAGACTCCCGCttcttacaaacataaataaccaATGAGAGTACAGAAAGGTCCACCAGAGCACGTACAGACTCCCGCttcttacaaacataaataaccaATGAGAGTACAGAAAGGTCCACCAGAGCACTTACAGACTCCCGCttcttacaaacataaataaccaATGAGTGTACAGAAAGGTCCACCAGAGCATGTACAGACTCCCGCttcttacaaacataaataaccaATAACTAGAACAATGAGAGTACAGAAAGGTCCACCAGAGCACTTACAGACTCCCGCttcttacaaacataaataaccaATGAGAGTACAGAAAGGTCCACCAGAGCATGTACAGACTCCCGCttcttacaaacataaataaccaATAACTAGAACAATGAGAGTACAGAAAGGTCTACCAGAGCATGTACAGACTCCCGCttcttacaaacataaataaccaATGAGTGTACAGAAAGGTCCACCAGAGCACTTACAGACTCCCGCTTTttacaaacataaataaccaATGAGAGTACAGAAAGGTCCACCAGAGCACGTACAGACTCCCGCttcttacaaacataaataaccaATGAGAGTACAGAAAGGTCCACCAGAGCACGTACAGACTCCCGCttcttacaaacataaataaccaATGAGAGTACAGAAATGTCCACCAGAGCACGTACAGACTCCCGCttcttacaaacataaataaccaATGAGAGTACAGAAAGGTCCACCAGAGCATGTACAGACTCCCGCttcttacaaacataaataaccaATGAGAGTACAGAAAGGTCCACCAGAGCACTTACAGACTCCCGCttcttacaaacataaataaccaATGAGAGTACAGAAAGGTCCACCAGAGCACGTACAGACTCCCGCttcttacaaacataaataaccaATGAGAGTACAGAAAGGTCCACCAGAGAACGTACAGACTCCCGCTTCTTACTAACATAAATAACATGTACGAACAATAACTAGAACAATGAGAGTACAGAAAGGTCCACCAGAGCACTTACAGACTCCCGCTTCTTACAATGAGAGTACAGAAAGGTCCACCAGAGCACGTACAGACTCCCGCttcttacaaacataaataaccaATGAGAGTACAGAAAGGTCCACCAGAGCACGTACAGACTCCCGCttcttacaaacataaataaccaATGAGAGTACAGAAAGGTCCACCAGAGCACGTACAGACTCCCGCttcttacaaacataaataaccaATGAGAGTACAGAAATGTCCACCAGAGCACGTACAGACTCCCGCttcttacaaacataaataaccaATGAGAGTACAGAAAGGTCCACCAGAGCACGTACAGACTCCCGCttcttacaaacataaataaccaATGAGAGTACAGAAAGGTCCACCAGAGCACGTACAGACTCCCGCttcttacaaacataaataaccaATGAGAGTACAGAAATGTCCACCAGAGCACGTACAGACTCCCGCttcttacaaacataaataaccaATGAGAGTACAGAAAGGTCCACCAGAGCATGTACAGACTCCCGCttcttacaaacataaataaccaATGAGAGTACAGAAAGGTCCACCAGAGCACTTACAGACTCCCGCttcttacaaacataaataaccaATGAGAGTACAGAAAGGTCCACCAGAGCACGTACAGACTCCCGCttcttacaaacataaataaccaATGAGAGTACAGAAAGGTCCACCAGAGAACGTACAGACTCCCGCTTCTTACTAACATAAATAACATGTACGAACAATAACTAGAACAATGAGAGTACAGAAAGGTCCACCAGAGCACTTACAGACTCCCGCTTCTTACAATGAGAGTACAGAAAGGTCCACCAGAGCACGTACAGACTCCCGCttcttacaaacataaataaccaATAACTAGAACAATGAGAGTACAGAAAGGTCCACCAGAGCACTTACAAACTCCCGCttcttacaaacataaataacATGTACGAACAATAACTAGACCAATGAGAGTACAGAAAAGTCCACCAGAGCACTTACAGACTCCCGCttcttacaaacataaataacATGTACGAACAATAACTAGACCAATGAGAGTACAGAAAAGTCCACCAGAGCACTTACAAACTCCCGCttcttacaaacataaataacATGTACGAACAATAACTAGACCAATGAGAGTACAGAAAGGTCCACCAGAGCACTTACAGACTCCCGCttcttacaaacataaataaccaATAACTAGAACAATGAGAGTACAGAAAGGTCCACCAGAGCACGTACAGACTCCCGCTTCTTACAATGAGAGTACAGAAAGGTCCACCAGAGCACGTACAGACTCCCGCttcttacaaacataaataaccaATAACTAGAACAATGAGAGTACAGAAAGGTCCACCAGAGCATGTACAGACTCCCGCttcttacaaacataaataaccaATAACTAGAACAATGAGAGTACAGAAAGGTCCACCAGAGCACTTACAGACTCCCGCttcttacaaacataaataaccaATGAGAGTACAGAAAGGTCCACCAGAGCACGTACAGACTCCCGCttcttacaaacataaataaccaATGAGAGTACAGAAAGGTCCACCAGAGCACTTACAGACTCCCGCttcttacaaacataaataaccaATGAGAGTACAGAAAGGTCCACCAGAGCATGTACAGACTCCCGCttcttacaaacataaataaccaATAACTAGAACAATGAGAGTACAGAAAGGTCCACCAGAGCACTTACAGACTCCCGCttcttacaaacataaataaccaATGAGTGTACAGAAAGGTCCACCAGAGCATGTACAGACTCCCGCttcttacaaacataaataaccaATAACTAGAACAATGAGAGTACAGAAAGGTCCACCAGAGCACTTACAGACTCCCGCttcttacaaacataaataaccaATGAGAGTACAGAAAGGTCCACCAGAGCATGTACAGACTCCCGCttcttacaaacataaataaccaATAACTAGAACAATGAGAGTACAGAAAGGTCTACCAGAGCATGTACAGACTCCCGCttcttacaaacataaataaccaATGAGTGTACAGAAAGGTCCACCAGAGCACTTACAGACTCCCGCTTTttacaaacataaataaccaATGAGAGTACAGAAAGGTCCACCAGAGCACGTACAGACTCCCGCttcttacaaacataaataaccaATGAGAGTACAGAAAGGTCCACCAGAGCACGTACAGACTCCCGCttcttacaaacataaataaccaATGAGAGTACAGAAAGGTCCACCAGAGCACTTACAGACTCCCGCttcttacaaacataaataaccaATGAGTGTACAGAAAGGTCCACCAGAGCATGTACAGACTCCCGCTTCTTACTAACATAAATAACCAATAACTAGAACAATGAGAGTACAGAAAGGTCCACCAGAGCACTTACAGACTCCCGCttcttacaaacataaataaccaATAACCAAATGCGAAAAACCCGAAAcaaacaaatagttatcaaaagtaccaggattataatttagtacgccagacgcgcgtttcgtctacataagactcatcagtgacgctcatatcaaaatatttataaagccaaacaattacaaagttgaagagcattgaggatccaaaattccaaaaaaaacatATGAGACAATTTGCATCCTGAAAAGAAATCTAGACAGATACCTGTTTATTTGTATgactatgataaaatatgtaGTGATCACACAAACATCCCCAATCTTATGTTCAATAGTAATTAAGAAGACACAAATATGTCATCGAAACCTCCAAAACTTCCTGCGGACACTTTCATGCATACTTGGCAATAGTAGAGATGTTTTCAGTATTTCAGTATCGTGGATAGGAATTTTCTCTCTGAAAAAGGTGTGCATTTTACTAaataaaacatatgcatattAGCAGAATAGGTTACTGTGTCATTCTAAAGCCAATTGAATGTTAGTTCATACAAGGAATTCCGATTAAACCGTTCTTGTATTAATTCAGATGTAAAATGTATAACTTCTCTTCCTATATAACACAACACGGTGATGTCTCAATTAAGTTAAAAAAGATATGTCAGCTATCGGATGTTAATCGTTAGTATGAAGTGCATCTCTCTAGCGGCAACACTCAAAATGGTTCCTTTTCATGTCCGCGTTTTTTAAGCCATTTGATTGGTTGTAGAGATAGATATCTGCATATATATAAGTGCCGGCTAGTATCTGGATTACTGTGTGCAAACTACCACTTACCGCAGCTCCATCTCTGTAAGTTAATAATATTACATAGTGAGCCAAGTTAAAAACTTATATTATTACATAGTGAGCTCAGAAAAAAGATAGCTAGTTTTAGGGAATTTAAAATTTGACGAAGCtgacataaaacaaatttaattttgtaacttaaagtcaaaatttcgagttcTAACATTATTTATATGATTATACCTGAGtgttaatgaattttaaaatttatttcatatacgATAAAAACGTCgttaatctaaaacaaaataaaaagataacgcatttaatttgaaaacgaatTAACTTATTTCGCATCAGCAGTTCTCGAAACTCAAACATACAAGGAtttcaaagtatcattttatattttggtaAGAAAACACGTTTTTGCAGTAACACATTAAAATTTCGAATCtaaatttgtttctttattttttctactAAAATATCGTGACAAGATTGAGACATTAGATCAATTTTgagtatttttaaatttgcatatATGGGCATATATTTTCAGTCAAAATCGCAGTTCAGATTTATACTGGAAGGaaatacataaaaaatgaaaatctcGCTGTTAAAGAATTAACTCTTAACGTACATAAGTTTAACAATTTATCTCTGAACGCGTCACTAGTTCAGCGTAGTAATCGCATTGCAATGACAATCGGATCTtactgttttgaaatattttcaaaagttaaaaaaaaatacgttaacAATCatctgaaaataataaaatctcatactttgtaaatataatttgaaagttCAAAATTATTTATTCAGTATCCCTGAAGAGACATTGAATGTCGAAACACCCATCTGACGCAAAAAATGAGGTATCGCTTATGTTATTATTCGctcaattaaaaaatgaaaattcggCATATCTTTCACAATTTTTTCTCTAAACTTTTTCATATTACTTATGAATTTAATCTACTTTATTTCGTAGGTACGAACGACAATGAAAACGGAGATACAATTGTGTGTATGCGTTGCCCTGGCGGCAGTATGCATAGCCGGCGTAAGATCTGCAGGTAATTATGGCGGTGGAAGTTATGGAAGAGGTGTGTATGGACGTAGTGCATCATACGGCGGTGGTGGATACAACAGAGGATACAACAAAGGATACGGCGGTGGTGGATACAGCAAAGGATACGGCGGTGGTGGATACAGCAAAGGATATGGAAAAGGCTATGGTACAACTAGGCGTCAGGGCGGTACCTTGTATTACCCCTATTACTACCCAGTACCATTCTTTGTACGCGGCGGAAGACGACGAGGAGGAAGTAGGGTGAGAGTTACACCAGCCATAATTGCAAGAACAGGAGGAAGACGTAGGGGAGGTTttggaggaggaggaggaggaggaggaggaggtcTTTTTGGAGGTGGTGGTGGAGGCGGATTCGGAGGCATTTTTAGTTTGATCAGTAAGTTCCATTATacgtatatatatttaatatttatcatattaGAGTTACAGAATAGAACAAATGagcaaaataaatatagaaaagagaAAATGATCttaaagttatttgaaaaaaaataaaggaacgAAGGAACGGCGCCCATCCACACCCTTTTAACATTCAGGAAGGAATagactttatttgtttttaacaacTGCTGTATATTAGTACTACATTATATCACGTCGGCTGTCGGCTTATGccaacccttccggagcacttgataGCACACCCAtttgttggtggggttcgtgttgccatGACAATGATAGAATTTTCCAACTTATGAGTTTTAATATCCCTTTTGATATCAttcacctcttttttttttttatagtattatTGAAATGAGATCACTCCCAATCCGTTCCAATATATTCCAGCCAAAGTGGTTCGGGTACCTATTTagatcaattatatatattttttttaatttgatcgaGGCCGTACCCTCATCAGCGACTCAAGCCTTGTATATAGGTTTTATTGTTCTTTCTATAGGCAGAAATAAAGTAATCAATTGTTATAACACAGCGAGGTATAAGGAGTCGGACACAGGTGGTCTTATATACATTTCTGAAATGATGTTATACATTTGTTATAACTTTTTAGAGTTATTTATCTTCTTTCAGTTTAGCAGATGTCAGGTATTCT
The window above is part of the Mytilus edulis chromosome 6, xbMytEdul2.2, whole genome shotgun sequence genome. Proteins encoded here:
- the LOC139527003 gene encoding uncharacterized protein, translating into MKTEIQLCVCVALAAVCIAGVRSAGNYGGGSYGRGVYGRSASYGGGGYNRGYNKGYGGGGYSKGYGGGGYSKGYGKGYGTTRRQGGTLYYPYYYPVPFFVRGGRRRGGSRVRVTPAIIARTGGRRRGGFGGGGGGGGGGLFGGGGGGGFGGIFSLIITLFFLQFIIGLIG